The Neobacillus sp. PS3-34 genome has a window encoding:
- a CDS encoding alpha/beta hydrolase: MNEVICERTGIHFECYGSGHPIVILHPLATDLRSMNSWIEPIFSELPGFKRIYIDYPAHGYSRIKDGTKTTDKILEVLLEFLSQELGEKSFSMIGFSFGGYLAQGILAAKESQVRAICLMSPPLKLENRALPTKEVFKQDPGILSNLNPDIAAAFEVLMVNQTKENLERFMNEFQPGRELADRSFLQSDWRTKGYHFSFHPFPPEKTYPQTALILTAKNDHICGYKDHFGLLDHFPNGTYVVLGNCGHMMQIEQREKVTLLIGNWINEIIIE; this comes from the coding sequence GTGAACGAAGTGATCTGTGAGAGAACAGGCATACATTTTGAATGTTATGGCAGTGGTCATCCTATAGTTATTTTGCATCCTTTGGCTACGGATCTCCGCTCAATGAACAGCTGGATTGAACCCATTTTCTCTGAGCTTCCTGGTTTTAAAAGGATTTATATCGATTACCCTGCACATGGGTATAGCCGAATAAAAGATGGGACAAAAACAACGGATAAAATTTTGGAGGTTCTTTTGGAATTCTTGAGTCAGGAGCTCGGAGAAAAAAGTTTTTCGATGATTGGATTTTCCTTTGGAGGATATTTGGCACAGGGAATCCTGGCGGCAAAGGAATCTCAGGTCAGGGCGATTTGTTTAATGAGCCCTCCTTTGAAGCTTGAAAACAGAGCACTCCCGACTAAAGAGGTATTTAAACAGGATCCAGGAATTCTATCGAATCTAAATCCGGATATTGCGGCGGCTTTTGAAGTACTAATGGTGAACCAGACGAAAGAAAACCTTGAGCGGTTTATGAACGAATTTCAGCCGGGAAGGGAGTTGGCTGACAGGAGCTTTCTTCAATCCGATTGGAGAACGAAGGGATACCATTTTTCTTTTCATCCTTTTCCGCCAGAAAAAACGTATCCTCAGACTGCTTTGATTTTGACAGCAAAAAATGACCACATTTGCGGTTATAAAGACCATTTTGGCCTTCTGGATCATTTTCCGAATGGTACGTATGTTGTCTTGGGGAATTGTGGACATATGATGCAAATTGAGCAAAGGGAAAAAGTGACTTTACTCATTGGAAATTGGATAAATGAAATTATTATAGAATGA
- a CDS encoding VTT domain-containing protein: MAQAKLKSYPKVQEYENFLAKHSFLSILVSRLIPIIPAPVVNMVSGLSSIKWPIFFAASALGKIPNVLLISYAGAVFEKNKLLSFGLYGAYMLLLFVIYLVIYSRRKIKED; this comes from the coding sequence TTGGCGCAGGCTAAGTTGAAATCCTATCCTAAGGTTCAGGAGTATGAAAATTTTCTTGCAAAACACTCCTTTTTATCTATTTTGGTAAGCCGACTGATACCGATTATTCCTGCCCCAGTGGTGAACATGGTCAGTGGCTTAAGCAGCATCAAGTGGCCAATCTTCTTTGCAGCATCCGCACTTGGAAAAATTCCGAATGTCCTCCTGATTTCCTATGCAGGAGCTGTGTTTGAAAAAAATAAACTTCTTTCATTCGGTCTTTACGGTGCCTACATGTTGTTGCTTTTTGTCATTTACCTCGTTATTTACAGCAGGCGCAAGATTAAAGAAGATTAA